In one Elusimicrobiota bacterium genomic region, the following are encoded:
- a CDS encoding VWA domain-containing protein encodes MRFAHPWMLLGVLPALAAAWWAAARLEPDNRPTLPYPALGAFAAEPSLRPLLARWLPLGLRLLALLLVCVGLARPQKVTRQLQGWGEGIDMMLALDTSLSMNALDFQPLSRVEAAKDTAARFVRGRVEDRIGMVVFGGAPMLACPLTLDYDALIERIQGLSAGMTGADGTALGEGIISALNHLKAGKAKTKIIILLTDGRGNVGLDAVTAAKTAAALGVKIYAIGTAKRGESLMPVDDPNLGRVMVRISDDLDEEGLLEVARLSGGKYWRATSLSELRSIYSEIDRLEKTKVKLPEIVSRADLYGLPVLAAALLLLLEAALSQGLLLRWP; translated from the coding sequence ATGAGGTTCGCCCATCCCTGGATGCTGCTGGGCGTCCTCCCGGCCCTGGCCGCGGCCTGGTGGGCGGCGGCGCGCCTGGAGCCCGACAACCGGCCCACGCTCCCCTACCCGGCGCTCGGAGCCTTCGCGGCGGAGCCGTCGCTGCGGCCGCTGCTGGCGCGCTGGCTGCCCCTGGGCCTGCGCCTGCTGGCCTTGCTCCTGGTCTGCGTGGGCCTCGCCAGGCCCCAGAAGGTGACCCGCCAGTTGCAAGGGTGGGGCGAAGGCATCGACATGATGCTCGCCCTGGACACCTCGCTCTCCATGAATGCGCTCGACTTCCAGCCGCTGAGCCGGGTCGAAGCGGCCAAGGACACGGCCGCGCGCTTCGTGCGCGGCCGCGTCGAGGACCGCATCGGGATGGTGGTCTTCGGCGGCGCCCCCATGCTGGCCTGTCCCCTGACGCTCGATTACGATGCCCTCATCGAGCGCATCCAGGGCCTCAGCGCCGGGATGACCGGCGCGGATGGCACGGCCCTCGGCGAAGGCATCATCTCCGCGCTCAACCACCTCAAGGCCGGCAAGGCCAAGACCAAGATCATCATACTGCTGACCGACGGCCGCGGCAACGTGGGCCTCGACGCGGTGACCGCGGCCAAGACCGCGGCGGCGCTGGGCGTCAAGATCTACGCCATCGGCACGGCCAAGCGGGGGGAAAGCCTCATGCCCGTAGACGACCCGAACCTCGGCCGGGTCATGGTCCGCATCAGCGACGACCTCGACGAAGAAGGCCTGCTCGAGGTGGCGCGACTCAGCGGCGGGAAATACTGGCGCGCCACAAGCCTCTCCGAACTGCGCTCCATCTACTCCGAGATCGACAGGCTGGAGAAGACCAAGGTCAAGCTGCCCGAGATCGTCTCCCGAGCGGACCTCTACGGCCTGCCGGTGCTGGCCGCGGCCCTGCTCCTCCTGCTTGAAGCCGCCTTGTCGCAAGGCCTGCTCCTGAGGTGGCCGTGA